The window GTAGTTAAGTTTGGCAGACTTGTGCCCTGGTGTTTCTATCACTTCTTGAAGCTTGTATGGATCTATCTCACTGCCCTGGGGCAGGTAGGGCATTCTGGACAGGCTGTCCCCTGCAGCAAGCTTTTGTGAAACAGATCCCCCACTCCCTCCCTCTATATCTCCTTCTCCACCGTACTTGAGCTCTATCAGAGTCCTCTGGATCCTGTTCAtctttctctccttctcttccATTATCCTCTTTTTCCTTAGGCAGTGGACAACAAGGCCGAGGAAGAGCAGCATGCCAAACAGACATCCCAAAATAGTCATAATGTAGTGGGTGGCGGACGACTGATTGGGTGCCTTTTCTACTCCTGCCCTGCCACGAGTGGGGATAGTCAGGCAGGTGTGGTTGAAGCGCAGGGAGTTTCGTATAGAAGCCACACAGTACGTGTAGTTAGTGtttggttttaggtttttcagcTCAATGTCTTCCCTTTCgttttttagattttgaatGTCCGTAAAGAAGCTGTTATTATAAAGCATTAggatgtacatttttttgtacgGATAAGGAATCTGAACGGTTAACACATAGCTCGAAGGTTGAATCTGTTTTACTGTCATGACTGGCTTGGCATCGGGGAAAATGGAGCTGGAGCTTGTTATCTCATCAGGCGGTGTCCCAGAAGCACAATCATCCAATCCACAGGGAGAGGCAAAATCTGGCAGCTGGGTGGTAAGGTCAATGACGTAAAAAGGTGTCACACTACTGCCGTCGTCTACGCATGCAGCGTTGAGTGCATACAGAGCGTTCCTCGGGGTGGACATGAGAGGATTCTGGCTCATTAAGTTGTATCCAGATAATCCTTTCGGGGTGTCACACACCATCCTCTCACTGGTCCTGTTGGGGAAAGTTGAGAGCCAGCGCAGGAAACCCAGAAGCTCACAAGAGCAGCTGAAGGGGTTGGTGTAAAGTTCACAGGTGGTCAACTTGGAGAGCCCGGAGAACAAATTACCATCCAGAACTTGGATCCTAAAGTTGGACAAAAAGAATAGTACAAATTTTAAGTGCAAAATTCCTCTCCAGGCGCACTCACTGTACATAGCTGAACATTATCTTTTTCATTACAAATTCTCTAAAGGACAATCTCTCACATTTCAACAAGCCTCACTTCCATTCATCTGCTGATTTACATTCAGGTCAATGGATcagaacttaaagaaaaaaaataatttccaatAAGCAGAAAAATGGTTGCCTGTCACAGCATTTTAATGAGGATCTTATcagtgaggaaataaaaaatgtaagtctttttttttctcttattgacctcatgttttttttaataagcgTTTCTGGATCAACACTCAGCACTGACACATATAAAAAAAGGCATGataaaaaattcacaaaatttCTGAATCCTTGCAGGTCCACTGTGACAATCAAATGCTCTTGAGATCTCATTTAAATATAAGATCCTATTTAAATACTCCAGATTTACAAGGTTTTGTCTGTTCCAACCCGTTTTTGCTACATCTTTTTACCAAGCGTGTTGTATTGTTCATGGTTACTTTTTGAGAAACTGAGTTTTGTATGTTTGGAAAATTATAGAGTAACAAATCTAACAGTTCCTTAGAAAATAAGGTATTATGTTAATTTTGCTCttgaaattattaaaattaattaatttataaatttCTAAATGTTAGTAAACACGTTAAcactgtttttggtcaaactttaaaggggaaaaaaaggttaaactagGATGACACTGCAAGCAATgctaataaaagtaaaattaattcTCATTTAATGAGACATATTTAGCCTAGGTTATACTTCATATGTGCCTAATATAATCTgagttgtgtaaaaatgaaaccatcgttcagcacagctgcagcatgttttccttctttcatAAGATGCTCTAATACAGACGTAGGTTAATACAGTACCTGTTCATGGACAGGTCTATATTCTCTAAATTGGGACACTCCCAGAAGGCGTTGGGTGTAACAGTCTCGATGAGGTTGGCTTGCAGGTAGAGATACTGCAGCTTGCCCAGGCCTCGCAGCATCCCCTCTGTCAGGTTCCTCAATTTGTTAAAGCCCATCTGGAGAACCTGGGGAGACAAAGACAAGTGGGATTATCCTAATCTCTGAAGAGCTGGTCTGTGCCAGGCGTTGCTCACTACaagatggaaacaaacagaacaaatggcTGACGGTTCAGTACAGCTAGTTTTTCACATGGTGATCTAAGCCTCTACGCTGCACTGTGTTTACTCAGATCTTTCTTGTTCACGTTTTACCTCCTGGCACCACTCCAGCAGCTCGGCTAGACGTGTAAGCATGACAGCTCATTATGGCTCAGTTTGGTGAAACTCTGCCTGAATATATtagaattttatgtttttcttgtgtctgtgtttgtatttacataACGCAAGAATGGAGATCTTCTAATTGAGTAGAAgaagcattaaaaacaatgtttttgattagCATTTAAAGTCGATCATTTATAATTGTGCTCATAACTATTTAAAAGAGATTAAACATGTTGCAGTTATTTTCTGAAGTCATTTAAGCCCGTCTTTAAGaatgtaaaaccttttttcttttgatgaatatgtgtttgattaaaaaaattgaagctTTTTCCCACTGTGTTGCATCAGCCACTCCTTTAACTCCCTGTGAGCATTTGGAAACTGATGAGACAAACTGCACTATGATCTTTTTCTATTCTTGCTTGTAAAGTGGTTTTATTAGCTCCGGGTCTCCGTTGGtatcatttttaatcagtttgtttaatttcctATGTTTTAAGTGGGTGATAGGCCATAATATGTCACCATGTTGCTGTATTCCATAAAAGATTGTGGTTTGGCATCACCTCACTAAAAAGCAAAAGCCCCAttaatgaaagtagcattctttggaggaatgcatatcgcccgctgcctctAATGTCAATATTTTAAACGAAGACCTGATtcagtctgttagtgctcaaaggaTGCAATGcagctgactctcagctgctacaacacttttatttaatatctgtaaaaatgccttttttgtttgagACAAGTGATAAAACCCATGTTCTCTGGGTGGCTGTATGTCATGTGCACAAATGCATCCCAAAACCATGAATAATAAACTTCATTTTGAGCCATATCATCTCTTTAGCCAGAATCTTTATGATTCATATAAAGACGTTTATAGTTTGATTCATTAGACCATAGAACTGTTGCAATGTAGCGTTTCAACAAACACTAATTGATGCAGCAGtggattgttgtttttggtaaatGGTTCAGTAACCTGAACcaaagttgtgtgttttatttgtgaatcatgactgcttaaaataaaacaccataaTGTTTTATAAGCAGCCACAGAACCAACTGATTGTCAGTGAATCAAACCATTTGTGTGATTGTGTATTAGTTGGTGTTGTGGCTGTGTTTTGGTTAGCATTATTGcccattttagttttaatcctAGTATTTCTAAGGAAGAAGATATATacttaaacatttcttttgctcAGTGAAACTTCcattcatctttctttttttttttcttgctgaacCTCAGTCAGGGTccagaggagctggtgcctatttgcAGTAATGAACAGGTGAAAGagggggtacaccctggacatgtcgcctgtccatcacagagacacacatggacaaaaaaccatgcgcacacacacacacccagagtcattctactggttcatgagatattttgctcacagatcCTACCTCTAAACCTCTGATAATTGTTGATTATTGAAATCAATTATTTCTGAAgcagtttaaagtaaaaatgatgtTGTGTAATTTGATTATTTACTGGTATTAAGGTgtcagcaggtaaacaaaaaaacaacaatgtgttgattaaaattaataaaatctaGCACATTGAGGATCATTATACACTAACAGTATTAActcctgtttgcttttatatatatatatatatttatatacatcgCCACTGCTCACCTGCAGGTTGAATTGTGCTGAGAACGCTCCGTCTTCCACATAACTGATATCGTTCTTAGTGAGGTTCAGATAGGTGAGGTTTCCGAAGCGACTCAGTGATGAATAATGAACCGACCGTATCTTGTTCTCATTCAGCCGTAGATCAATAATAGTGCTGTGAAAAGATGTGTAAGGTTGTAGATGTTTGACAAAAAAGACTAAACACTGAAGATGAAtctctttttatgttgttgttgttatttgttttcttacctGTTCATGTGGGTGGGAATGGCCTCAAAGGGGGGCTGGTTCATACTGCAGATAGCCAGCCACACAAAGCCTTTCTCCCCTTCGATAAGCCAACAATCAGCTGTTACCACTGGCAACCGCAACACTGACAGCAGGACGAGCCAACACAGGAAGGAGCTGGCCGTGGATAAGATCCCTGATGAAGAACCTCCAGCCGTCTTATGTCTCAGCTGTCCTCTACTCTGAGCCATTTGGGATGTTGCTGCAATATCCATTGGAGAAAGCCAGCCGAAGATGTTCATTTATTCAATCCCCCTCATTGCTTGTTGCTTGAGCCATTGGAAATGGAACAAGAACTTGTTTTACATCGTAATGTTTTAGAGAACAGTCACTGAGACTAATTTTAGACACAACATGAGAAAAGTCCTCGTTTCACTTTCTCAGTTGTGTTAAACTGAAGAGTTAAGAGAGTATTGAAAGAGGAATGAGTGCAGGATTGGGATATGGCACTTGACTGGCAGTATGTGTATCAATGTAAACCACATCAGTAGCTTAATTAAGGGTTACATTTCATATTTCATGTATAAACTGGTAATTTGAAATTGTCCTGGTGCCAGATTGGTGCTCGCGTTTTCTGTGGCCGTCCGCTTCCTTGATTGGACAAGCACCTCTTCTCATTCTTCCTCGCTGCTTGTTGCTCCGTATTTGATGTGAGAACTCGTCCCTGGtggaaaagagaaacagagatgAGAGGAGGGGGTTAGAAAAAGGATCGCTAATGAAACACAGAGGTTTGTTTGTGAGATGCAACAAACCTCACCCTGTTAACAGCATGATGAGACGGAGGAAGTTATTCCCTCTCGCCAAGCTGTCTCATGcggcaaacacacaaatttatttacacgctcacacacacattttccctACTCAGAAGACATTATCTAACCATTACGGTTTGTGTGAACACTGGCGCAGATACATAGCAAGCACCTGCAGATCTTAAAAGCCTATTTTTGCTGtaaattcacacattttcttGCAGCTCCATCAGCCTCAGGGCCTTGTTAGGGCTGGGCTAAGAATGGCCTTGGCTCTGAATCTGTATCTAATTAATTTATACActctaaataaaacacttcctgcaaaaaaaaaaaaaaaaaaaaaaaaactgatataaGATGGATCACGAGAGCCTCGCAATGAGGCTCCTTCAGTAAAAAGTGCATGCAGGAA of the Kryptolebias marmoratus isolate JLee-2015 linkage group LG3, ASM164957v2, whole genome shotgun sequence genome contains:
- the LOC108241675 gene encoding protein ELFN1; the protein is MNIFGWLSPMDIAATSQMAQSRGQLRHKTAGGSSSGILSTASSFLCWLVLLSVLRLPVVTADCWLIEGEKGFVWLAICSMNQPPFEAIPTHMNSTIIDLRLNENKIRSVHYSSLSRFGNLTYLNLTKNDISYVEDGAFSAQFNLQVLQMGFNKLRNLTEGMLRGLGKLQYLYLQANLIETVTPNAFWECPNLENIDLSMNRIQVLDGNLFSGLSKLTTCELYTNPFSCSCELLGFLRWLSTFPNRTSERMVCDTPKGLSGYNLMSQNPLMSTPRNALYALNAACVDDGSSVTPFYVIDLTTQLPDFASPCGLDDCASGTPPDEITSSSSIFPDAKPVMTVKQIQPSSYVLTVQIPYPYKKMYILMLYNNSFFTDIQNLKNEREDIELKNLKPNTNYTYCVASIRNSLRFNHTCLTIPTRGRAGVEKAPNQSSATHYIMTILGCLFGMLLFLGLVVHCLRKKRIMEEKERKMNRIQRTLIELKYGGEGDIEGGSGGSVSQKLAAGDSLSRMPYLPQGSEIDPYKLQEVIETPGHKSAKLNYMEVRGSGIEKEREREREREMSPQANPQGSVAEISTIAKEVDKVNQIINNCIDALKSESTSFQQGIKSPSSAGGGAVSTEEPQLVLLSEQGERGGEFLSPVYKGGRGGREDRGRNYHHTLQRHHSMEAPPTSKRPSTSSSPGSARSPRSFLSEGGYHSSESRYIERASPGERGGGGGEAIRTVNPAAAILRAEAQRIRQYNEHRHSYPGSQQHLQELQHHPQILQELHHHPGARKPSVLDPLTLSRQAKQRELAYSQLSPHYPLSPQYHNLSYCSSPEEDEEEEGLLCTPTLGLWERFKLHRKRHRQASLEDEGYVAAGHALRRKVQFAKDEDLHDILDYWKGVSAQQKA